One window from the genome of Grus americana isolate bGruAme1 chromosome 2, bGruAme1.mat, whole genome shotgun sequence encodes:
- the LOC129203623 gene encoding gastrula zinc finger protein XlCGF26.1-like isoform X1, translating into MEREEEPFGGDPRDTRLRGMPDACGTGKGWAGVKREIVVKTEPEDESYIGCPRGLGVPGIPGHPSAGVKLEAVVKSEPEDEVSGGYRPGSQEGDAPPRPAACDAKPEIIVKVEPEEESYIGCPSGRDDSGAPGHRGGAGEHPDGDGEWHPKEEPEEVKPEVAELEKSLGAALGGSLGPQPCVSQWTVQQTQGTVAELRRSPVVPQGPRAPPEPRGLCLEKGPAPVVPVNGVGQKPPSACEAGSAMAPGAELAPRPRSHAAERPFACSECGKSFQHRGNLITHLRVHTGEKPFACTVCGKSFSQKGDLMRHQRIHTGEKPFECTVCGKSFCSKQTFILHQRIHTGEKPFSCTECGKSFNRKANFITHQKIHRGERPFICAECGKGFCAKKTFILHQKIHIGDRPFGCSECGKSFSRNGDLTRHQRIHTGERPFACTDCGKCFSHNGELIKHQRIHTGEKPFTCTECGKSFNRKGTLITHQRIHTGERPFICPECGKTFNLKTTLMKHKRIHTGERPFTCLECGKSFKYKGNLRTHHLTHTVERVYPCTECGKIFSHKKELTVHQGVHTEERILSCYQEGESFNPFLPMHPLLMSCTQLPVPLEALAKYK; encoded by the exons ATGGAGCGAGAGGAGGAGCCGTTTGGGGGGGACCCCCGGGACACGAGGCTGCGGGGGATGCCCGACGCCTGCGGCACAG GAAAGGGCTGGGCTGGCGTGAAGCGTGAGATCGTGGTGAAGACGGAGCCGGAGGATGAGTCCTACATCGGGTGTCCCCGGGGCCTGGGTGTCCCCGGCATCCCCGGCCACCCCAGCGCCG GCGTCAAACTGGAGGCGGTTGTCAAAAGCGAGCCCGAGGACGAGGTGTCCGGCGGTTACCGCCCCGGTTCCCAGGAGGGGGACGCACCCCCCCGGCCCGCTGCCt GCGATGCCAAGCCCGAGATCATCGTGAAGGTGGAGCCGGAGGAGGAGTCGTACATCGGGTGCCCCTCGGGTCGGGATGACTCCGGAGCTCCCGGCCATCGCGGTGGCGCAGGTGAGCACCCAG ATGGTGATGGTGAGTGGCATCCCAAGGAGGAGCCGGAGGAGGTGAAACCAGAGGTGGCTGAGCTGGAGAAGAGCCTGGGGGCTGCCTTGGGGGGCTCCCTCGGGCCTCAGCCCTGTGTCAGCCAGTGGACAGTGCAGCAGACACAGGGCACTGTCGCCGAGCTACGGCGCAGCCCAGTGGTGCCCCAGGGGCCACGGGCCCCTCCTGAGCCCCGGGGTCTCTGTCTGGAGAAGGGACCAGCTCCGGTGGTGCCGGTGAACGGTGTTGGGCAGAAACCCCCCTCTGCCTGCGAGGCGGGCAGTGCCATGGCCCCCGGTGCTGAGCTGGCACCGCGTCCCCGCAGCCATGCCGCCGAGCGTCCCTTTGCCTGCAGCGAGTGTGGGAAGAGCTTCCAGCACCGAGGGAACCTGATCACCCACCTGCGGGTGCACACGGGGGAAAAGCCCTTCGCATGCACCGTCTGCGGCAAGAGCTTCAGCCAGAAGGGCGACCTGATGCGGCACCAGCGCATCCACACGGGTGAGAAGCCATTTGAGTGCACCGTCTGCGGCAAGAGCTTCTGCTCCAAGCAGACCTTCATCCTGCACCAGCGCATCCACACTGGCGAGAAGCCCTTCTCCTGCACCGAGTGCGGCAAGAGCTTCAACCGCAAGGCCAACTTCATCACCCACCAGAAGATCCACCGCGGCGAGCGCCCCTTCATCTGTGCCGAGTGTGGCAAGGGCTTTTGCGCCAAGAAGACCTTCATCCTCCACCAGAAGATCCACATCGGTGACCGGCCCTTCGGCTGCTCCGAGTGCGGCAAGAGCTTCAGCCGCAATGGTGACCTGACGCGGCACCAGCGCATCCACACCGGTGAGCGCCCCTTCGCCTGCACCGACTGTGGCAAGTGCTTCAGCCACAATGGCGAGCTGATCAAGCACCAGCGCATCCACACTGGCGAGAAGCCCTTCACCTGCACCGAGTGTGGCAAGAGCTTCAACCGCAAGGGCACACTCATCACCCACCAGCGCATCCACACTGGCGAGCGCCCCTTCATCTGCCCCGAGTGCGGCAAGACCTTCAACCTGAAGACCACGCTGATGAAGCACAAGCGCATCCACACGGGCGAGCGTCCCTTCACCTGCCTGGAGTGCGGGAAGAGCTTCAAGTACAAGGGCAACCTGCGGACCCACCACCTCACCCACACGGTGGAGCGGGTTTATCCCTGCACTGAGTGCGGCAAGATCTTCAGCCACAAGAAGGAGCTGACGGTGCACCAGGGCGTGCACACGGAGGAGAGGATCCTCTCCTGCTACCAGGAGGGAGAGTCCTTCAACCCCTTCCTCCCCATGCACCCGCTCCTCATGTCCTGCACCCAGCTCCCGGTGCCACTGGAAGCCTTGGCCAAGTATAAGTAG
- the LOC129203623 gene encoding gastrula zinc finger protein XlCGF26.1-like isoform X2, with protein MEREEEPFGGDPRDTRLRGMPDACGTGKGWAGVKREIVVKTEPEDESYIGCPRGLGVPGIPGHPSAGVKLEAVVKSEPEDEVSGGYRPGSQEGDAPPRPAACDAKPEIIVKVEPEEESYIGCPSGRDDSGAPGHRGGADGDGEWHPKEEPEEVKPEVAELEKSLGAALGGSLGPQPCVSQWTVQQTQGTVAELRRSPVVPQGPRAPPEPRGLCLEKGPAPVVPVNGVGQKPPSACEAGSAMAPGAELAPRPRSHAAERPFACSECGKSFQHRGNLITHLRVHTGEKPFACTVCGKSFSQKGDLMRHQRIHTGEKPFECTVCGKSFCSKQTFILHQRIHTGEKPFSCTECGKSFNRKANFITHQKIHRGERPFICAECGKGFCAKKTFILHQKIHIGDRPFGCSECGKSFSRNGDLTRHQRIHTGERPFACTDCGKCFSHNGELIKHQRIHTGEKPFTCTECGKSFNRKGTLITHQRIHTGERPFICPECGKTFNLKTTLMKHKRIHTGERPFTCLECGKSFKYKGNLRTHHLTHTVERVYPCTECGKIFSHKKELTVHQGVHTEERILSCYQEGESFNPFLPMHPLLMSCTQLPVPLEALAKYK; from the exons ATGGAGCGAGAGGAGGAGCCGTTTGGGGGGGACCCCCGGGACACGAGGCTGCGGGGGATGCCCGACGCCTGCGGCACAG GAAAGGGCTGGGCTGGCGTGAAGCGTGAGATCGTGGTGAAGACGGAGCCGGAGGATGAGTCCTACATCGGGTGTCCCCGGGGCCTGGGTGTCCCCGGCATCCCCGGCCACCCCAGCGCCG GCGTCAAACTGGAGGCGGTTGTCAAAAGCGAGCCCGAGGACGAGGTGTCCGGCGGTTACCGCCCCGGTTCCCAGGAGGGGGACGCACCCCCCCGGCCCGCTGCCt GCGATGCCAAGCCCGAGATCATCGTGAAGGTGGAGCCGGAGGAGGAGTCGTACATCGGGTGCCCCTCGGGTCGGGATGACTCCGGAGCTCCCGGCCATCGCGGTGGCGCAG ATGGTGATGGTGAGTGGCATCCCAAGGAGGAGCCGGAGGAGGTGAAACCAGAGGTGGCTGAGCTGGAGAAGAGCCTGGGGGCTGCCTTGGGGGGCTCCCTCGGGCCTCAGCCCTGTGTCAGCCAGTGGACAGTGCAGCAGACACAGGGCACTGTCGCCGAGCTACGGCGCAGCCCAGTGGTGCCCCAGGGGCCACGGGCCCCTCCTGAGCCCCGGGGTCTCTGTCTGGAGAAGGGACCAGCTCCGGTGGTGCCGGTGAACGGTGTTGGGCAGAAACCCCCCTCTGCCTGCGAGGCGGGCAGTGCCATGGCCCCCGGTGCTGAGCTGGCACCGCGTCCCCGCAGCCATGCCGCCGAGCGTCCCTTTGCCTGCAGCGAGTGTGGGAAGAGCTTCCAGCACCGAGGGAACCTGATCACCCACCTGCGGGTGCACACGGGGGAAAAGCCCTTCGCATGCACCGTCTGCGGCAAGAGCTTCAGCCAGAAGGGCGACCTGATGCGGCACCAGCGCATCCACACGGGTGAGAAGCCATTTGAGTGCACCGTCTGCGGCAAGAGCTTCTGCTCCAAGCAGACCTTCATCCTGCACCAGCGCATCCACACTGGCGAGAAGCCCTTCTCCTGCACCGAGTGCGGCAAGAGCTTCAACCGCAAGGCCAACTTCATCACCCACCAGAAGATCCACCGCGGCGAGCGCCCCTTCATCTGTGCCGAGTGTGGCAAGGGCTTTTGCGCCAAGAAGACCTTCATCCTCCACCAGAAGATCCACATCGGTGACCGGCCCTTCGGCTGCTCCGAGTGCGGCAAGAGCTTCAGCCGCAATGGTGACCTGACGCGGCACCAGCGCATCCACACCGGTGAGCGCCCCTTCGCCTGCACCGACTGTGGCAAGTGCTTCAGCCACAATGGCGAGCTGATCAAGCACCAGCGCATCCACACTGGCGAGAAGCCCTTCACCTGCACCGAGTGTGGCAAGAGCTTCAACCGCAAGGGCACACTCATCACCCACCAGCGCATCCACACTGGCGAGCGCCCCTTCATCTGCCCCGAGTGCGGCAAGACCTTCAACCTGAAGACCACGCTGATGAAGCACAAGCGCATCCACACGGGCGAGCGTCCCTTCACCTGCCTGGAGTGCGGGAAGAGCTTCAAGTACAAGGGCAACCTGCGGACCCACCACCTCACCCACACGGTGGAGCGGGTTTATCCCTGCACTGAGTGCGGCAAGATCTTCAGCCACAAGAAGGAGCTGACGGTGCACCAGGGCGTGCACACGGAGGAGAGGATCCTCTCCTGCTACCAGGAGGGAGAGTCCTTCAACCCCTTCCTCCCCATGCACCCGCTCCTCATGTCCTGCACCCAGCTCCCGGTGCCACTGGAAGCCTTGGCCAAGTATAAGTAG